In Anopheles gambiae chromosome 2, idAnoGambNW_F1_1, whole genome shotgun sequence, a single window of DNA contains:
- the LOC3290186 gene encoding uncharacterized protein LOC3290186 isoform X2 produces MKLLLAVLTFATSLLSIQCRPQAIHFFPYRPAELHTPAAPYSYPAPAFPFTGRHYSLVPVSVPFPAGANTPVPVETAQGTLPIVPINDRTSEKLVPKPAMKKRTRKPATKSKPKRVMNAPLLQAFQQQDGQVKVQQYALAEAPEQTFKAIPKPSPAPEKIQASEGQRLSPAQTTNPVVVMATGSTTADAPVIGRVPVAPTVQEYYPFYGVPMTDNHEEASLILEPSSKAISGNGGTAISTPVSHAILKQGSRAKILFRPQSVAIVGANGRAHAQADLIVDYVNPEHRTATDVLKLPFYGGARGQILEIRKNSDGTVVSKILRGDDEDVELKVQQVADEGAKQSNEQALDASDEDLKATDQSFGDYLLKIQNAAASLVSLQETVKKTGKLSPDQRKVYTDNLEKLGVAAQKLAHIQQADDDQDAIRFLFDSNYETAPSGEPQKKKVSSSKITSFPGYKGKEENKKKEEEENVGEDSSSGDSVQVETQEKESSIAEAKPVGLAIAGEGGVASSKPVATAVVGDGGLAVARPVATAIAGIKPSELGSLGLPISVNKKVLTKGKYGLVAAGDETSGGVLVGPDFEARVAPKEIEAELEDNRQQAMANFDTEKFLANLRLKTAPAPTPIPSAPQSLGSYQPATYLQQTAPYMSDYNQLGQGAYPVYTPTIIPFYNSWAPNYYPYMNTLSAYQLAALQSAQYNQYPYLYGAYQQPQLQQSLAQSPFQQFDYPQRALYNPAPVVNAATAYPNYNNYASFSSPSPYRFFYY; encoded by the exons CTTCTTCCCCTATCGACCGGCAGAGCTTCATACTCCGGCAGCACCATACTCATACCCTGCACCAGCCTTTCCATTTACCGGTCGGCACTACAGTCTAGTGCCGGTGTCGGTGCCTTTTCCAGCTGGAGCAAACACACCGGTACCGGTAGAGACCGCACAGGGTACGCTACCGATTGTTCCGATAAATGATCGAACTTCGGAAAAATTAGTGCCTAAACCAGCCATGAAAAAACGGACACGAAAACCGGCCACGAAAAGCAAACCCAAGCGGGTGATGAATGCTCCGCTTCTGCAGGCCTTCCAGCAGCAAGATGGACAGGTTAAGGTACAGCAGTATGCTTTAGCCGAAGCTCCGGAACAGACTTTCAAAGCCATTCCAAAACCATCACCAGCACCGGAGAAGATCCAAGCGTCAGAAGGGCAGCGGTTAAGCCCGGCACAAACCACCAACCCAGTGGTAGTGATGGCTACCGGGTCCACGACGGCCGACGCTCCAGTGATTGGGCGCGTCCCAGTAGCGCCGACCGTCCAGGAGTACTACCCGTTCTATGGCGTTCCGATGACGGATAATCACGAGGAGGCGTCGCTCATACTGGAACCGTCGTCGAAAGCGATCTCGGGCAATGGTGGCACCGCCATCTCGACGCCCGTCTCCCATGCCATCCTGAAGCAGGGCAGCCGGGCGAAGATCCTGTTCCGGCCGCAGTCAGTCGCGATAGTCGGCGCGAACGGGCGGGCCCACGCGCAAGCCGATCTGATTGTCGACTATGTGAA TCCCGAACATCGAACGGCTACCGATGTGCTGAAGCTCCCATTCTACGGTGGAGCTCGTGGGCAGATCCTGGAGATCCGCAAAAACAGTGACGGTACGGTAGTGAGCAAGATCCTGCGAGGAGATGATGAGGACGTCGAGCTGAAGGTGCAACAGGTGGCCGACGAGGGAGCTAAGCAGTCGAACGAGCAGGCGCTCGATGCTAGCGATGAGGACCTCAAGGCAACAGATCAATCGTTCGGGGATTATCTGCTGAAGATACAGAATGCCGCTGCCTCGCTCGTATCACTACAGGAGACGGTGAAGAAGACGGGCAAGCTGTCACCGGACCAGCGCAAGGTGTACACGGACAATCTGGAGAAGCTTGGCGTTGCTGCGCAGAAGTTGGCACACATTCAGCAGGCAGATGATGACCAGGATGCAATACGGTTCCTGTTCGATT CTAACTACGAGACCGCACCGTCGGGCGAGccgcagaagaagaaggtctCCAGCAGCAAGATCACATCGTTCCCCGGGTACAAGGGCAAGGAggagaacaagaagaaggaggaggaggagaacgTTGGCGAGGACAGCTCCAGTGGTGATTCCGTGCAGGTTGAGACACAGGAGAAGGAGAGCTCCATTGCCGAGGCTAAGCCTGTTG GTCTTGCGATCGCTGGTGAAGGTGGTGTAGCATCATCGAAACCCGTAGCCACTGCCGTTGTCGGTGATGGTGGACTGGCTGTGGCACGCCCGGTAGCAACGGCAATCGCTGGCATCAAACCGAGCGAACTCGGCAGCTTGGGTCTTCCAATCTCGGTCAACAAGAAGGTGCTTACCAAGGGCAAATATGGACTGGTTGCTGCTGGGGATGAGACCTCCGGAGGTGTCCTCGTAGGTCCCGACTTTGAGGCTCGTGTTGCACCGAAAGAAATCGAAGCAGAGCTGGAGGACAATCGCCAACAGGCGATGGCTAACTTCGACACGGAGAAATTCTTGGCCAATCTGCGACTGAAGACGGCCCCAGCGCCTACTCCAATCCCAAGTGCACCCCAATCGCTAGGCTCCTATCAACCGGCTACGTACCTGCAGCAGACAGCCCCGTACATGTCCGACTACAACCAGCTGGGACAGGGCGCCTATCCCGTGTACACGCCGACCATCATTCCGTTCTACAACAGCTGGGCCCCGAACTACTACCCGTACATGAACACGCTGAGCGCTTACCAGCTGGCAGCACTGCAATCCGCCCAGTACAACCAGTACCCGTACCTGTACGGTGCGTACCAGCagccgcagctgcagcagagCCTCGCCCAGAGCCCGTTTCAGCAGTTTGACTATCCCCAGCGCGCCCTGTACAATCCGGCACCCGTGGTCAATGCGGCCACTGCCTATCCGAACTATAACAATTACGCATCCTTCAGCAGCCCGTCGCCATACCGATTTTTCTACTATTAG
- the LOC3290186 gene encoding uncharacterized protein LOC3290186 isoform X3, translating into MKLLLAVLTFATSLLSIQCRPQAIHPEHRTATDVLKLPFYGGARGQILEIRKNSDGTVVSKILRGDDEDVELKVQQVADEGAKQSNEQALDASDEDLKATDQSFGDYLLKIQNAAASLVSLQETVKKTGKLSPDQRKVYTDNLEKLGVAAQKLAHIQQADDDQDAIRFLFDLSALTANYETAPSGEPQKKKVSSSKITSFPGYKGKEENKKKEEEENVGEDSSSGDSVQVETQEKESSIAEAKPVGLAIAGEGGVASSKPVATAVVGDGGLAVARPVATAIAGIKPSELGSLGLPISVNKKVLTKGKYGLVAAGDETSGGVLVGPDFEARVAPKEIEAELEDNRQQAMANFDTEKFLANLRLKTAPAPTPIPSAPQSLGSYQPATYLQQTAPYMSDYNQLGQGAYPVYTPTIIPFYNSWAPNYYPYMNTLSAYQLAALQSAQYNQYPYLYGAYQQPQLQQSLAQSPFQQFDYPQRALYNPAPVVNAATAYPNYNNYASFSSPSPYRFFYY; encoded by the exons TCCCGAACATCGAACGGCTACCGATGTGCTGAAGCTCCCATTCTACGGTGGAGCTCGTGGGCAGATCCTGGAGATCCGCAAAAACAGTGACGGTACGGTAGTGAGCAAGATCCTGCGAGGAGATGATGAGGACGTCGAGCTGAAGGTGCAACAGGTGGCCGACGAGGGAGCTAAGCAGTCGAACGAGCAGGCGCTCGATGCTAGCGATGAGGACCTCAAGGCAACAGATCAATCGTTCGGGGATTATCTGCTGAAGATACAGAATGCCGCTGCCTCGCTCGTATCACTACAGGAGACGGTGAAGAAGACGGGCAAGCTGTCACCGGACCAGCGCAAGGTGTACACGGACAATCTGGAGAAGCTTGGCGTTGCTGCGCAGAAGTTGGCACACATTCAGCAGGCAGATGATGACCAGGATGCAATACGGTTCCTGTTCGATT TATCTGCTTTGACAGCTAACTACGAGACCGCACCGTCGGGCGAGccgcagaagaagaaggtctCCAGCAGCAAGATCACATCGTTCCCCGGGTACAAGGGCAAGGAggagaacaagaagaaggaggaggaggagaacgTTGGCGAGGACAGCTCCAGTGGTGATTCCGTGCAGGTTGAGACACAGGAGAAGGAGAGCTCCATTGCCGAGGCTAAGCCTGTTG GTCTTGCGATCGCTGGTGAAGGTGGTGTAGCATCATCGAAACCCGTAGCCACTGCCGTTGTCGGTGATGGTGGACTGGCTGTGGCACGCCCGGTAGCAACGGCAATCGCTGGCATCAAACCGAGCGAACTCGGCAGCTTGGGTCTTCCAATCTCGGTCAACAAGAAGGTGCTTACCAAGGGCAAATATGGACTGGTTGCTGCTGGGGATGAGACCTCCGGAGGTGTCCTCGTAGGTCCCGACTTTGAGGCTCGTGTTGCACCGAAAGAAATCGAAGCAGAGCTGGAGGACAATCGCCAACAGGCGATGGCTAACTTCGACACGGAGAAATTCTTGGCCAATCTGCGACTGAAGACGGCCCCAGCGCCTACTCCAATCCCAAGTGCACCCCAATCGCTAGGCTCCTATCAACCGGCTACGTACCTGCAGCAGACAGCCCCGTACATGTCCGACTACAACCAGCTGGGACAGGGCGCCTATCCCGTGTACACGCCGACCATCATTCCGTTCTACAACAGCTGGGCCCCGAACTACTACCCGTACATGAACACGCTGAGCGCTTACCAGCTGGCAGCACTGCAATCCGCCCAGTACAACCAGTACCCGTACCTGTACGGTGCGTACCAGCagccgcagctgcagcagagCCTCGCCCAGAGCCCGTTTCAGCAGTTTGACTATCCCCAGCGCGCCCTGTACAATCCGGCACCCGTGGTCAATGCGGCCACTGCCTATCCGAACTATAACAATTACGCATCCTTCAGCAGCCCGTCGCCATACCGATTTTTCTACTATTAG
- the LOC3290186 gene encoding uncharacterized protein LOC3290186 isoform X1: MKLLLAVLTFATSLLSIQCRPQAIHFFPYRPAELHTPAAPYSYPAPAFPFTGRHYSLVPVSVPFPAGANTPVPVETAQGTLPIVPINDRTSEKLVPKPAMKKRTRKPATKSKPKRVMNAPLLQAFQQQDGQVKVQQYALAEAPEQTFKAIPKPSPAPEKIQASEGQRLSPAQTTNPVVVMATGSTTADAPVIGRVPVAPTVQEYYPFYGVPMTDNHEEASLILEPSSKAISGNGGTAISTPVSHAILKQGSRAKILFRPQSVAIVGANGRAHAQADLIVDYVNPEHRTATDVLKLPFYGGARGQILEIRKNSDGTVVSKILRGDDEDVELKVQQVADEGAKQSNEQALDASDEDLKATDQSFGDYLLKIQNAAASLVSLQETVKKTGKLSPDQRKVYTDNLEKLGVAAQKLAHIQQADDDQDAIRFLFDLSALTANYETAPSGEPQKKKVSSSKITSFPGYKGKEENKKKEEEENVGEDSSSGDSVQVETQEKESSIAEAKPVGLAIAGEGGVASSKPVATAVVGDGGLAVARPVATAIAGIKPSELGSLGLPISVNKKVLTKGKYGLVAAGDETSGGVLVGPDFEARVAPKEIEAELEDNRQQAMANFDTEKFLANLRLKTAPAPTPIPSAPQSLGSYQPATYLQQTAPYMSDYNQLGQGAYPVYTPTIIPFYNSWAPNYYPYMNTLSAYQLAALQSAQYNQYPYLYGAYQQPQLQQSLAQSPFQQFDYPQRALYNPAPVVNAATAYPNYNNYASFSSPSPYRFFYY; the protein is encoded by the exons CTTCTTCCCCTATCGACCGGCAGAGCTTCATACTCCGGCAGCACCATACTCATACCCTGCACCAGCCTTTCCATTTACCGGTCGGCACTACAGTCTAGTGCCGGTGTCGGTGCCTTTTCCAGCTGGAGCAAACACACCGGTACCGGTAGAGACCGCACAGGGTACGCTACCGATTGTTCCGATAAATGATCGAACTTCGGAAAAATTAGTGCCTAAACCAGCCATGAAAAAACGGACACGAAAACCGGCCACGAAAAGCAAACCCAAGCGGGTGATGAATGCTCCGCTTCTGCAGGCCTTCCAGCAGCAAGATGGACAGGTTAAGGTACAGCAGTATGCTTTAGCCGAAGCTCCGGAACAGACTTTCAAAGCCATTCCAAAACCATCACCAGCACCGGAGAAGATCCAAGCGTCAGAAGGGCAGCGGTTAAGCCCGGCACAAACCACCAACCCAGTGGTAGTGATGGCTACCGGGTCCACGACGGCCGACGCTCCAGTGATTGGGCGCGTCCCAGTAGCGCCGACCGTCCAGGAGTACTACCCGTTCTATGGCGTTCCGATGACGGATAATCACGAGGAGGCGTCGCTCATACTGGAACCGTCGTCGAAAGCGATCTCGGGCAATGGTGGCACCGCCATCTCGACGCCCGTCTCCCATGCCATCCTGAAGCAGGGCAGCCGGGCGAAGATCCTGTTCCGGCCGCAGTCAGTCGCGATAGTCGGCGCGAACGGGCGGGCCCACGCGCAAGCCGATCTGATTGTCGACTATGTGAA TCCCGAACATCGAACGGCTACCGATGTGCTGAAGCTCCCATTCTACGGTGGAGCTCGTGGGCAGATCCTGGAGATCCGCAAAAACAGTGACGGTACGGTAGTGAGCAAGATCCTGCGAGGAGATGATGAGGACGTCGAGCTGAAGGTGCAACAGGTGGCCGACGAGGGAGCTAAGCAGTCGAACGAGCAGGCGCTCGATGCTAGCGATGAGGACCTCAAGGCAACAGATCAATCGTTCGGGGATTATCTGCTGAAGATACAGAATGCCGCTGCCTCGCTCGTATCACTACAGGAGACGGTGAAGAAGACGGGCAAGCTGTCACCGGACCAGCGCAAGGTGTACACGGACAATCTGGAGAAGCTTGGCGTTGCTGCGCAGAAGTTGGCACACATTCAGCAGGCAGATGATGACCAGGATGCAATACGGTTCCTGTTCGATT TATCTGCTTTGACAGCTAACTACGAGACCGCACCGTCGGGCGAGccgcagaagaagaaggtctCCAGCAGCAAGATCACATCGTTCCCCGGGTACAAGGGCAAGGAggagaacaagaagaaggaggaggaggagaacgTTGGCGAGGACAGCTCCAGTGGTGATTCCGTGCAGGTTGAGACACAGGAGAAGGAGAGCTCCATTGCCGAGGCTAAGCCTGTTG GTCTTGCGATCGCTGGTGAAGGTGGTGTAGCATCATCGAAACCCGTAGCCACTGCCGTTGTCGGTGATGGTGGACTGGCTGTGGCACGCCCGGTAGCAACGGCAATCGCTGGCATCAAACCGAGCGAACTCGGCAGCTTGGGTCTTCCAATCTCGGTCAACAAGAAGGTGCTTACCAAGGGCAAATATGGACTGGTTGCTGCTGGGGATGAGACCTCCGGAGGTGTCCTCGTAGGTCCCGACTTTGAGGCTCGTGTTGCACCGAAAGAAATCGAAGCAGAGCTGGAGGACAATCGCCAACAGGCGATGGCTAACTTCGACACGGAGAAATTCTTGGCCAATCTGCGACTGAAGACGGCCCCAGCGCCTACTCCAATCCCAAGTGCACCCCAATCGCTAGGCTCCTATCAACCGGCTACGTACCTGCAGCAGACAGCCCCGTACATGTCCGACTACAACCAGCTGGGACAGGGCGCCTATCCCGTGTACACGCCGACCATCATTCCGTTCTACAACAGCTGGGCCCCGAACTACTACCCGTACATGAACACGCTGAGCGCTTACCAGCTGGCAGCACTGCAATCCGCCCAGTACAACCAGTACCCGTACCTGTACGGTGCGTACCAGCagccgcagctgcagcagagCCTCGCCCAGAGCCCGTTTCAGCAGTTTGACTATCCCCAGCGCGCCCTGTACAATCCGGCACCCGTGGTCAATGCGGCCACTGCCTATCCGAACTATAACAATTACGCATCCTTCAGCAGCCCGTCGCCATACCGATTTTTCTACTATTAG